From Rutidosis leptorrhynchoides isolate AG116_Rl617_1_P2 chromosome 3, CSIRO_AGI_Rlap_v1, whole genome shotgun sequence, a single genomic window includes:
- the LOC139896700 gene encoding late embryogenesis abundant protein 47, with translation MSQEQLMKPQFEEEAQASHNQERKDIQETSDEAQDGRKNSEQASSPAASERIFEQGNITIGEALEATALTAGNRAVDYSDAAAIQAAEVRATGRTNIVPGGVAAAAQSAATRNARVTREDDKTKLKEILAEATSKLPSDKPVTRRDAEGVIGAELRNDPNLTTRPGGVAASLAAAARINQNYQGSPTKQ, from the exons ATGAGTCAAGAACAACTTATGAAACCTCAATTTGAGGAAGAAGCTCAAGCATCCCATAACCAAGAGCGTAAGGATATCCAAGAAACGAGCGACGAAGCCCAG GATGGTAGGAAAAACAGTGAGCAAGCATCATCACCAGCAGCATCAGAACGAATATTCGAACAAGGAAACATAACAATTGGAGAAGCACTTGAAGCCACAGCTTTAACAGCAGGAAACAGAGCCGTTGATTATAGCGATGCTGCTGCAATACAAGCAGCCGAGGTGAGAGCCACTGGTCGCACCAATATTGTCCCTGGTGGCGTTGCTGCTGCTGCTCAATCGGCTGCCACTAGAAACGCTCGTGTCACACGAGAAGATGATAAAACTAAGTTGAAGGAGATTCTAGCG GAAGCAACTTCAAAGCTACCATCAGACAAGCCAGTGACACGTAGGGATGCCGAGGGAGTAATTGGAGCCGAATTAAGAAATGATCCGAACTTAACCACTCGCCCTGGTGGCGTTGCAGCTTCGCTAGCTGCGGCAGCAAGGATAAATCAAAATTACCAGGGTTCACCAACCAAACAATGA
- the LOC139896701 gene encoding uncharacterized protein yields MAAIRRSTIFFTSSSSYNTNHQLLLYNNNHERWISTTIHLNQSWMNKIKGAGDKIKGVLTGQKPTTSTNQDAASQSFTLLKFADELKNARKLGTFKQYMVGRSSEATFADAFEKQEAIIRFLGGFDNTGENIQPSQKQEAAKKLNCTIADVENTLAKFTWAKEAQRKIEKLKEDGKPMPKSLAEVQKIMGSTPMDVAQSNMAKSGQISRNALCPCGSKKRYKRCCGA; encoded by the exons ATGGCAGCAATTAGACGCAGTACCATCTTCTTCACCTCTTCATCGAGTTATAACACTAATCATCAATTGTTACtctataataataatcatgaaagaTGGATCTCGACAACGATACACCTGAATCAATCATGGATGAATAAGATCAAAGGAGCCGGTGATAAAATTAAAGGTGTATTGACTGGTCAAAAACCTACTACATCCACTAACCAAGATGCAGCTTCGCAATCGTTCACTCTCTTGA AGTTTGCGGATGAGTTGAAAAATGCACGAAAGTTAGGTACATTCAAACAGTACATGGTTGGCAGAAGCAGTGAAGCCACATTTGCGGATGCGTTCGAGAAACAAGAGGCTATAATACGCTTTCTTGGGGGATTTGATAATACTGGAGAG AATATTCAACCTAGTCAAAAGCAAGAAGCAGCAAAAAAATTGAATTGCACAATAGCTGATGTTGAAAACACTTTAGCTAAATTCACTTGGGCCAAAGAAGCTCAGAGGAAGATTGAAAAGTTAAAGGAAGATGGAAAGCCGATGCCAAAGAGCTTAGCTGAG GTTCAAAAGATAATGGGATCAACACCAATGGACGTTGCTCAGTCAAACATGGCTAAGAGTGGACAAATAAGCAGAAATGCTCTCTGTCCTTGTGGATCTAAAAAGAGATATAAGCG GTGTTGTGGGGCTTAA
- the LOC139896702 gene encoding uncharacterized protein, which produces MAAIRRSTISFTSSSSYNTNHQLLLYNNHKRWISTTIHLNQSWMNKIKGAGDKIKGAFTVQKPTTSTNQGAVSQSLTLLKFGDALKNARKLDTFKQYLVGRSSEATFADAFEKQDAIIRFLGGVDNTGENIQPSQKQEAAKKLNCTIADVENTLARFTWAKEAKRKIEKIKEDGKPMPKSLDEVQKIMGSTPMDVASSNSRNA; this is translated from the exons ATGGCAGCGATTAGACGCAGTACCATCTCCTTCACCTCTTCATCGAGTTATAACACTAATCATCAATTGTTACTCTATAATAATCATAAAAGATGGATCTCGACAACGATACACCTGAATCAATCATGGATGAATAAGATCAAAGGAGCTGGTGATAAAATTAAAGGCGCATTCACAGTCCAAAAACCTACTACATCCACTAACCAGGGCGCAGTTTCACAATCGTTGACTCTGTTGA AGTTCGGCGATGCGTTGAAGAATGCACGGAAGTTAGATACGTTTAAACAGTACCTGGTTGGCAGAAGCAGTGAAGCCACATTTGCTGATGCATTCGAGAAGCAAGACGCTATAATTCGGTTTCTTGGGGGTGTTGATAACACAGGAGAG AATATACAACCTAGTCAAAAGCAAGAAGCAGCAAAAAAGTTGAATTGCACAATAGCTGATGTTGAAAATACTTTAGCTAGATTCACTTGGGCCAAAGAAGCCAAAAGGAAGATTGAAAAGATAAAAGAAGATGGAAAACCGATGCCAAAGAGCTTAGATGAG GTTCAAAAGATAATGGGATCAACACCAATGGATGTTGCTTCGTCGAATAGCAGAAATGCCTGA
- the LOC139896703 gene encoding DNA-directed RNA polymerase II subunit 4, which translates to MSGEEEENAAELKIGDEFLKAKCLMNCEVSLILEHKFEQLQQMSDDPMNQVSQVFEKSLQYVKRFSRYKNPDAVRQVRELLSRYQLAEFELCVLGNLCPETVEEAIAMVPSIKSRGRGHDDEAIEKMLNDMSLIKKFE; encoded by the exons ATGtctggagaagaagaagagaatgCTGCAGAGCTGAAAATTGGCGATG AATTTTTGAAGGCCAAGTGTTTGATGAACTGTGAAGTCTCCTTGATTCTTGAACACAAATTTGAGCAGCTTCAGCAGATGTCTGATGATCCAATGAATCAAGTCTCTCA AGTGTTTGAGAAGTCACTGCAATACGTGAAGCGTTTCAGTCGCTATAAAAATCCAGATGCTGTTAGACAAGTCCGAGA ACTACTGAGTAGATACCAGTTAGCAGAATTTGAG CTTTGTGTTCTTGGAAACCTTTGCCCTGAAACTGTGGAGGAAGCCATTGCAATGGTCCCGTCTATCAAG TCAAGGGGACGTGGACATGATGACGAAGCGATTGAGAAAATGCTAAATGATATGTCTTTAATCAAGAAGTTTGAGTAG
- the LOC139896704 gene encoding uncharacterized protein, whose amino-acid sequence MAWRQTQLLKQNLTSLIPSKFFVANYSSKSNLYHVKVGIPEFLNGIGNGVEQYADKLESEFGDLQNLLVARSMKLKKINIGGDPKVCKHRKLILKYAHKYRLGLWRPRVEPPKTK is encoded by the exons ATGGCGTGGAGACAAACGCAATTGCTGAAACAAAACCTAACTTCACTAATTCCTTCTAAATTTTTTGTCGCTAATTATTCTTCCAAATCAAATCTATACCACG TGAAAGTTGGTATACCGGAGTTTTTGAACGGAATCGGAAACGGAGTAGAGCAGTATGCAGATAAACTTGAATCTGAATTTGGTGATTTACAGAATCTGTTGGTTGCTCGTTCAATGAAGCTGAAGAAAATTAATATCGGTGGTGATCCAAAAGTTTGCAAACAC AGGAAGCTGATATTGAAGTATGCCCACAAGTACAGGCTGGGACTTTGGAGGCCTCGAGTTGAACCTCCAAAAACCAAATAA